Genomic segment of Geminocystis herdmanii PCC 6308:
TTTAGGTATTGGCACTTTAAGAAAATCTTTATCGAGTTTGAGAAATATTTATGATTATATTCTCATTGACTCTCCCCCCGGAAATGAATTTTTTAATAAAGATTCGATCGCAGCTTCTGATGTGGTGCTGATACCTTCTAAACATAATGGCATTGCCTCCTTCAAAAATGCCGCTTCAGCCATTACCAAAATTTTTCCGTCTATAGGAGAAAAGCGTCGCACCTATCAAGCAGAATTAGGAAATCCTTTTCCTTTACCTATTTTCTTTAATGGAGAACAAATTAGTAGTGCTGCCAAACAACAAGCACAAAAAGCTATTTCAGATATTATTAAACAGGCTAAAATAGAAGAACAAATGGACTTAACACCCTTTTTCTTTCCTAAATATACCAATGCTCAAAAAAATTTAGAAATATTTGAATTGCCTAACTATGCTCATATTGCCTCTGCATCATTTTCTAAACGTCCTGCGGTTTTTACCAGTAAAAAAGCCCGTGAATATTATACTGATTTAGTAAGGGAATATTTTATCTAATGAAACAAGAAATCGGAACATTATTACATCTTTATTTAGATGAAATTGAATTAAAAGAACCCATAGAAACCCATCCTTTTTTAATTAATAATGGGGCTAAAGCAATTAATGAAGCAAAGGGAAGAAATTGGATTCCTTTAGTTGTGAAACAAATTGATTCAGATCAATATGAAGTAATTGCCAATAGTTTTATTTTTGTTTGCGCCCAAGAAGCAGGGCTTAAAAAAGTTTGGTGTTTGATTGCCGATGACTCTCCAATAACGGAAGAATCAGCGAAAATTTTGGCACAAGAAAAAATAGCAAAAATTGATTTAGCGACTGCTTCAAGAGAGGAAATAAAATTAGGACTTGACTATTTAATTAAACGTTCTATTAATCCTTTAGTTGGGGTAAATATAGCCACTGCTACAGAAAGAATCGATCGAGCTAATCGCAGTTTATGGAAAGAAAATTTAGCAAAAATTCCTGATTTAAAATGTGGAATTACTAAGGGGAAAAAACTAGATATTTTTAAAGAAGTATTTTATATTAAATCTTCAGTTTCTTCAGGAGAATCTGAAGCAAAATCTAATGAAATAGAAGAAATAAACGCTCAAGATTTTAATAAATTAACATTAAAAACTTTAAAAGCAATGGCAAAAGAAAAGGGTTATTCTGGTTATTCAAAAATGAAAAAACAAGAACTTATTAAGTTGTTATCATAGTCAGATTAGCAGAGGATTAAAAATTTATATAGCGTTTTTTAAAATTATGGGGTACATTTTTTTTGCCTATTGCCTTTCGACGACAATTTTTGTACCTCATCAAAAGGAGAATTGTTATATATAAGTTCGATCGACTTTTCTGGAAAGATTTTGATTGTATTCTAAAACCAATATAATAATCATAATATTAGAAATTTAAGTTAAAATAAGTACCAGTTTTTTGATGAATTTTATGACGACAGATAGAGAAAAAATTTATTGGTTATCGTGGTCAAAAATAAGAGGTTTGGGAGCAGTTTCTTTAAAAAAAATTTATGATCATTTTGGTAGTTTAGAACGAGCTTGGACAGTATCACCTCAAGAATTGCTTAAAATTGATGGTATCGGCAATAAATTATGTAATTCAATCCAAGAAGAAAAACAAAAAATTGATCCAGAGAAACTATTTTTAAAACATATCGAAAAAAATCCTAACTTTTGGAATCCGCACGAAACAGAATATCCTCAATTATTATTAGAAATTCCTAGTTCTCCATCGATTTTATACTATCAAGGTACAGTTAATTTATCAGAAAATCAAGGCATCACTCCTTTAATCGGCATTGTCGGCACAAGAAAGCCCACAGAACACGGAAGACGATGGACGTATAACATCGCTAAGACATTAGCAGAAAATGGTTTTACGGTGGTGTCTGGTTTAGCGGAAGGCATTGATACGGTAGCGCATCGGGGTTGCCTAGATGGTGGCGGTAGAACTATTGCTATATTGGGTAATGGACTCGATCGAGTTTATCCTACCAGTAATCGGCAATTAATGAGAGAAATTAGTGAAAAAGGACTAATTTTGACAGAATATGAGTATGGAAGCCAACCCGAAAGGGGTAACTTTCCAGCTCGAAACCGTATTGTTGCAGGGATGTGTCGAGCGATTTTAGTCATGGAAGCGCCCGAAAAATCAGGGGCGTTAATTACTGCTCGTTATGCCAATGAATTTAATCGAGATGTTTATACATTACCCAATACTCCCGATAATCCTCAAGCAAGGGGATGTTTAAGGTTAATTCATAATGGGGCAGAAGTCATTATTACAGAGGAGGAGCTACTATCTAGTTTAGGAGTGATTCCCAGTTTAGACCAAACTCAACAATTATCTTTATTTTCTGTAGCTTCTCCTTCTTTACCCGAAAAAACAAAGGAAGAACCCAGTTTATCTTCTACTTTTAAGATAGTTTATGATTCGATCGAAGTCAACCCCACAATTTTTGATATGATTGTCGAAAAAAGTAATCTAAACAGTGGAGAAGTTTCAGGAATTTTACTACAACTGGAATTAGAAGGCTTAATAACTCAACTCCCCGGCATGATGTACATTAAAGAGTGAACAATGAACAATTAATAATGTTGTCTAATTCCTCATTTCTCATTCCTCATTCTTAACATCTAATACTAAAATTATGGTCAATATAATTTTATCCTCAGTTTTTCCCGTAGCTTTAGTAATTTTAATGGGATATATAGCGAATAAAACCTTAAAATTAGATCAATCTACCCTTTCACAAATAAGTGTTTATATTCTAGCTCCTGCCATCGTTATTGATAGTTTTTATCGCACTAATATGTCCATAGAAGAAGCTATTAGGCTATTATTAGGATATGTTTTAAGTACCTCAATAATTTATGGATTAGTATTAATAGTTAGTAATTTTTTTAAACTATCTACGGATGATGATAAAGGTTTATTTGCTATTAGCTTATGCCCAAATAACGGAAATATGGGATTATCAATTATTGCCTTTTCTTTAGGAGAAGAGGGATTAGAAAGAGCAGTAATGTATATGATTTTTTCAAGTATTGTTTTGTTTGGAATCTTACCAGTAATGTTAAAAGGTGATAATTTAATCGTCACTTTAAAATCTCTATGGAAATTACCTTTAATTTGGTCAATGTTTATTGGTATTTTTTTGTATTTTACTAATATAACGATGCCTTTTAATATCGGAAAAAGTGTGGAATGGTTGGGTATTTCTTCTATTCCCATCGCCTTAATTATCTTAGGAATACAATTAAGTAAAACAAAATTTGAATTTGGTATGACGGAATTTTATGCTACGATCGGACGACTTGCTATTGCTCCCTTAATCGCCTATGGTATAGGTATAATGGTAGGATTAGAAGGATTAGATTTAAAAGTATTAACCTTGCAAACAGCCATGCCAACGGCAGTAAATGCGGTAATCATGGTAAAAGAATTTGGGGGAAATACCACGATGGTAGCAAGAACAATTATTATTTCTACATTGCTGAGTTTTGCTACTTTACCTTTTATAATTTGGTTACTAACGTGAACTACCCAATACGAACCTAACGGTATAGTGTTGGCTTCATCTTTCATAGGCTCACGCCTCAAGACTTTGGTCTTACAGTGCCTCCAGATGCAGAAACGGCTGTTCTATCCGTTTGTATTATTCTGATGCCTTCCCCTCTAATATTTTTACTCATTTTTTATTTTTGAGTAAGGCATAATTAGGGTTTGTCTCATAGTCTTTTGATGAAGGTAGGAGATAGGAGTTAGGAGACAGGAGATAGGAGAAATACTGAAACATCAAGGTTTTGATGCTGTTAATAGATAGAATGAGTATAGTTGTATTTTAAAAAATAAGATTAAAAGTGTTGAATTTTTGAATAAAAATCCTTAAAACTGCACACTTTTTGGTTAATGTATTATGCCTAAACTGTTGATTTTAATAGCTTTCTGATTTATTCAGCAAACCCTAATTAATGTTAAAACCTTATTTTGTCGTGATTTTAACATATAATTTGAGTTCAATCCTCGTCAAAGGCTTTTTATACTGGTGTACAGTGTCCAATTAATTA
This window contains:
- the dprA gene encoding DNA-processing protein DprA; amino-acid sequence: MTTDREKIYWLSWSKIRGLGAVSLKKIYDHFGSLERAWTVSPQELLKIDGIGNKLCNSIQEEKQKIDPEKLFLKHIEKNPNFWNPHETEYPQLLLEIPSSPSILYYQGTVNLSENQGITPLIGIVGTRKPTEHGRRWTYNIAKTLAENGFTVVSGLAEGIDTVAHRGCLDGGGRTIAILGNGLDRVYPTSNRQLMREISEKGLILTEYEYGSQPERGNFPARNRIVAGMCRAILVMEAPEKSGALITARYANEFNRDVYTLPNTPDNPQARGCLRLIHNGAEVIITEEELLSSLGVIPSLDQTQQLSLFSVASPSLPEKTKEEPSLSSTFKIVYDSIEVNPTIFDMIVEKSNLNSGEVSGILLQLELEGLITQLPGMMYIKE
- a CDS encoding Rho termination factor N-terminal domain-containing protein → MKQEIGTLLHLYLDEIELKEPIETHPFLINNGAKAINEAKGRNWIPLVVKQIDSDQYEVIANSFIFVCAQEAGLKKVWCLIADDSPITEESAKILAQEKIAKIDLATASREEIKLGLDYLIKRSINPLVGVNIATATERIDRANRSLWKENLAKIPDLKCGITKGKKLDIFKEVFYIKSSVSSGESEAKSNEIEEINAQDFNKLTLKTLKAMAKEKGYSGYSKMKKQELIKLLS
- a CDS encoding AEC family transporter — encoded protein: MVNIILSSVFPVALVILMGYIANKTLKLDQSTLSQISVYILAPAIVIDSFYRTNMSIEEAIRLLLGYVLSTSIIYGLVLIVSNFFKLSTDDDKGLFAISLCPNNGNMGLSIIAFSLGEEGLERAVMYMIFSSIVLFGILPVMLKGDNLIVTLKSLWKLPLIWSMFIGIFLYFTNITMPFNIGKSVEWLGISSIPIALIILGIQLSKTKFEFGMTEFYATIGRLAIAPLIAYGIGIMVGLEGLDLKVLTLQTAMPTAVNAVIMVKEFGGNTTMVARTIIISTLLSFATLPFIIWLLT